From a region of the Roseobacter litoralis Och 149 genome:
- a CDS encoding methyltransferase family protein, giving the protein MTIAQGILVVVGLLSGLVLIGALLWSIARPSKRIWPPNREHSVIPNIAWGLTLAVFGAVIGLGILDWKSASMANALRWAVGPFLIATGNLIVWWGAFSIGLKATSGAKDELITSGLYRFSRHPQYLADMAILIGCGLLFASPWVWAIVIVGVAALALAPLAEEPWLHEQYGSKYRDYCAETRRYL; this is encoded by the coding sequence ATGACGATTGCCCAAGGCATACTAGTGGTCGTTGGCCTGCTGTCCGGTCTGGTTTTGATTGGTGCGCTCCTTTGGTCGATCGCCCGCCCGTCCAAGCGCATCTGGCCTCCAAACAGAGAGCATTCAGTCATACCAAACATTGCATGGGGACTCACATTGGCCGTGTTTGGGGCGGTGATCGGTTTGGGCATCTTGGATTGGAAATCCGCTTCTATGGCCAACGCACTCCGTTGGGCGGTCGGGCCGTTCTTGATCGCAACCGGAAATCTGATCGTCTGGTGGGGGGCATTCAGCATTGGACTGAAAGCCACCAGCGGTGCGAAAGACGAGCTGATCACTTCGGGTCTCTACCGTTTCTCTCGGCATCCGCAATACCTTGCCGACATGGCCATCCTGATAGGCTGTGGTCTTCTCTTCGCCTCACCTTGGGTTTGGGCTATCGTCATCGTTGGAGTTGCCGCGCTGGCTCTTGCCCCGCTCGCGGAAGAGCCATGGCTGCATGAACAATACGGCTCCA